From a single Syngnathus scovelli strain Florida chromosome 2, RoL_Ssco_1.2, whole genome shotgun sequence genomic region:
- the LOC125987947 gene encoding ribose-phosphate pyrophosphokinase 2, giving the protein MPNIVLFSGSSHHDLSQKVADRLGLDLGKVITKKFSNQETCVEIGESVRGEDVYIVQSGCGEINDNLMELLIMINACKIASSSRVTAVIPCFPYARQDKKDKSRAPISAKLVANMLSVAGADHIITMDLHASQIQGFFDIAVDNLYAEPAVLQWIRENIPEWKNCIIVSPDAGGAKRVTSIADRLNVDFALIHKERKKANEVDRMVLVGDVKDRVAILVDDMADTCGTICHAADKLIDAGAVKVYAILTHGIFSGPAISRINNAPFEAVVVTNTIPQEEKMKACPKIQVIDISMILAEAIRRTHNGESVSYLFSHVPL; this is encoded by the exons ATGCCGAACATCGTCCTCTTCAGCGGGAGCTCTCACCACGACTTGTCCCAGAAAGTAGCGGATCGGCTAGGACTGGATCTGGGTAAAGTGATCACCAAGAAGTTCAGCAACCAGGAGACATG CGTGGAGATCGGGGAGAGTGTCCGCGGCGAGGACGTGTACATTGTGCAGAGCGGCTGTGGCGAGATTAACGACAACCTCATGGAGCTGTTGATTATGATCAACGCCTGCAAAATCGCCTCGTCATCCCGCGTCACTGCCGTCATCCCCTGCTTCCCGTACGCTCGGCAGGACAAGAAGGACAAG AGCCGAGCACCAATATCGGCCAAGCTGGTGGCAAACATGTTGTCTGTGGCGGGCGCTGACCACATCATCACCATGGACCTCCACGCCTCACAAATCCAG GGCTTTTTTGACATCGCTGTGGACAATCTATACGCAGAGCCGGCCGTCCTGCAGTGGATACGGGAAAATATCCCAGAGTGGAAAAACTGCATCATTGTGTCTCCTGATGCTGGTGGCGCAAAGCG CGTGACCTCCATCGCTGATCGACTCAACGTGGACTTTGCCCTCATCCACAAAGAGAGGAAGAAGGCCAATGAAGTGGACCGCATGGTGCTGGTGGGGGACGTCAAGGACCGCGTGGCCATCCTGGTGGACGACATGGCCGACACCTGCGGTACCATCTGCCACGCCGCCGACAA GTTGATCGATGCCGGCGCCGTAAAAGTCTACGCCATCCTCACGCATGGCATCTTCTCGGGCCCCGCCATCTCGCGTATCAACAACGCACCGTTTGAGGCGGTGGTGGTgaccaacaccatcccgcaggaggagaagatgaaggcttGCCCAAAAATACAG GTCATTGACATCTCCATGATCCTGGCAGAGGCCATCAGGAGAACCCACAACGGCGAATCCGTGTCTTACCTCTTCAGCCACGTCCCTTTGTAA
- the LOC125987979 gene encoding thymosin beta-12 codes for MSDKPDISEVTSFDKNKLKKTETQEKNSLPTKETIEQEKAATTS; via the exons ATGAGCGACAAACCCGACATCTCAGAGGTGACCAGCTTCGACAAGAACAAGCTGAAGAAGACGGAGACTCAGGAGAAGAACAGCTTGCCCACAAAAGAAA CCATCGAACAGGAGAAGGCGGCCACGACGTCGTGA